The window GTGATCAGCGGGAAGATGCCGAGCAGCGAGGCCCCGATGGCGTCGAAGGTCCGGGGGTTGGCGTCGAACACGTAGCGCAGCAGGGTGATCATCACGACGGGGACGATCAGCAGCAGCGCGATGGTGCGGGGGTCGTGGCGGAGCTGTCGCAGGACGCGGGCGGCGGTCGCCAGGGTCCTGGCCGGGGTGAGTACGGGGGCGTCGGTGCTCATCGGGCGGTCTCCTGGCGGGGGGCGGAGGCTTCGTCGACGAGGTGGAGGAAGGCTTCCTCGACGGTGGCGGAGCCGGTCGCGGTACGAAGGGCGTCGGGGGTCTCGTCGGCGAGGATCAGGCCCTCGCGCATCAGCAGCAGCCGGTGGCAGCGCTCGGCCTCGTCCATGACGTGCGAGGAGACGAGGATGGTGGTGCCCCGTTCGGCGGCGAGCGTGTGGAAGAGCTTCCACAGGTCGCGGCGGAGCACGGGGTCGAGACCGACGGTCGGCTCGTCGAGGACCAGCAGCTCGGGGGTGCCGAGCAGGGCGACGGCGAGGGACACGCGGCTGAGCTGGCCGCCGGAGAGGTTGCCGGCCAGTGCGTCGGCGTGGCCGGTGAGATCGACGTCGGCGATGGCGCGGGTGACGGCGTCCTCGCGGTCGCCCCGGTGTCTGCGGCCGGGCCGGAGTACGGCCGCGAAGTAGTCGAGGTTCTGCCGCACGGTGAGGTCCGTGTAGACGGACGGGGCCTGGGTGACGTAGCCGACGCGGGGGCGGAGGGACGGGTGTCCGGCCGGCCGGCCGAGGACGTTCAGCGTGCCCGTGGTGTGGGCCTGTGTGCCGACGACGGACCGCATCAGCGTGGACTTGCCGCAGCCGGAGGGGCCGAGCAGGCCGGTGATCCTGCCCGGCTCGATGGTGAAGTCGAGGCCGCGCAGGACGGTGCGGTCTCCTCGTACGACGGTGAGGGCACGGGCCTCGACGGCCCCCGCGTTCGCGGCACCCGAGTAATTCATCATGTGATGAATATGGAGCCCGCCGATGGGCCGCGTCAAGGGCGGGGGTGGCGGTCAGCCGGTCAGCACGGCGAGTTCGACCACATAGCGCTCCTCGACCGCGCCGTCGGAGAAGACGGCGGCGAGGTGCCCGCGCTCCTCGTCGAGGAACCGGCGGGTGGACTCGCCGTCGCGCACGAGGAAGGCCGAGTGGGTGGCGAGGTTGGCCAGATGCGTGTCGACCGGCACCGTCCGGGACCAGGGGAGCAGCCGCCGCGCGAAGTCGCCGGACAGGGTCTCGACGTTGCGCGAACCGGAACCTCCCGGCGTGCCGTGGGCGCCGTCGTCGATGCCGAGGTGACGCCCCAGCCGGGTGCCCTGCTCGGCGATCCAGCCCACGGACGCGTCGGAGACGTTCCACCAGAGCGCGAGCGATCCCCCGGGACGCAGGACGCGGAGTGCTTCGGGGAGGGAGTGCGAGGGGTCGGTCCAGTGCCAGGACTGGGCGTAGGTGATCAGATCGGCCGAGGCGGTGGCCAGGGGGAGGCGGTTGCCGTCGCCCCGGACGACCGGGACGGACGGCAGCGACCGCTGCAGTTCCGCCGCCATGCCCGGCCCCGGCTCGACGGCCGTGACGCGGGCGCCGCGTGCGAGCAGCAGCCGGGTGGCGATGCCCGTCCCCGCACCGACGTCGACGGTGCGGGCGCCGGGCAGTGGCCGGCCGGCCAGTTCCTCGACGGCGTCCAGGAGCGCGGGCGGGTAGCCGGGACGGTTCGCGGCGTACTGAGCCGCTGCGCTGTCGAACGACAGGGCGCGGAGCGGTGTGGCGGACATGCGTTCATGCTGCGTCCGGACCGGCCGGTGCGGGCGGGGATCGCGAAAGCTTCACCGGCGTCCGGAACGGCCGCCCGGCCCGGGAGGGTGCTACCGGCGCCCGGAGCGCTTGCCCTTGGCGGTCTTGCGGGCCGCGGGGTTGCCGGCGCGGTTCGAGCGGCGCTTCTCGTACTGGGCGAGCGCCGTCTCGTACTCCGTGCGCCGCAGCTTCTCGCCCGGTGCCTCGCGGAACGAGCGGAGGAAGTAGGCGAGCAGCGAGCCGATGAAGCCGATCGACTTGAGCCCGCGCAGCCTGTCGTCCTGGGACGGGTCGGCGGACCGGCTGCCGAAGCCGTCCCAGGTCCTGCGGAAGGCGATGGCGCTGCAGACGGCGAACATCAGCACCACCAGCAGGCCGACGAAGCCGCCGACCTCAGCGATCTCCAGGCCCTGGTAGGCGAAGCGGAGGACGAAGCACGAGGCGACGGCCGCCGCGAGCGAGCCGACGGTCACCCCCGCGCGCCGCAGTCCGTATCCGCCGTCGTGGTCGACCCAGGTCGTACCGAAGAATCGGAGGGATTCGGGCTGCGGCCCGGGGGTGCTGCCGTCGCGCGGCGGACCGGCTGGGGGTGCTTCGTTTTTCTCGCTCACGGGATCGATTGTCCCAGGGCGGGTGGCTGTTCCGTCAGTCGCAGCGCGGTGCGATGTAGCCGTCACTGCCCGTGTGGACATAGGCGTCCGACACGAACTCGCCCGAGGCGATGTTGTCCCAGAGGTTCGACGTGCCGTACGGCCCGGTCACCCGCTCGCCCGGCTTCTGGCAGTAGACCGGGACGCTCATCCCGTAGGGAAGGGTCCGCACGATGCCGTACTGGGTGCCGGGCCCCCTGCGGACGTTGACGCGGTAGCCGGGTGCGATCGGGTAGCGGACGACGTCCGCCGCGAGCGCCGCCGCCTCCGCGCCGCCCCCTGTGGTTCCTGTGCTCTCTCCAACGCCCATGAGGGCCTCCCCCGTCGAGTGACGAACATGCCGACGCGCAGGCTAACAAGCCCCGCGTTCCTCGCACGCACCATCGACTAGGCTCCGTGCGTCGCACATGCGCACGAATACACGGGGGTGGGCGGTGCCGCCGCTGCGAGGGACCGGATCACATCCGGAAGCGGAGCATCCTGAGTACGCCGGGCAGTACCGGCTCGAGGCATGTCTCGGCTCGGGCGGCATGGGAGTGGTGCACCTGGCACGCTCCGCGTCCGGGCTCCAGCTCGCGGTCAAGGTCGTGCACCGCCAGCACGCCGCGGACCCCGAGTTCAGGGCCCGGTTCCGGCAGGAGGTCGAGGCGGCCCGGCGGGTCAGCGGGGCCTTCACCGCCCCGGTCGTGGACGCCGACCCGACGGCGGCCCTGCCCTGGATGGCCACCCTGTACGTGCCCGGCCCGACGCTCTCCGCACAGGTCAAGCGGAACGGCCCGATGAGCCCCGCCGAACTGCGCAGACTCACGGCCGGACTCGCCGAGGCACTCCGCGACATCCACCGGGCCGGCGTCATCCACCGGGACCTCAAGCCGAGCAACGTGCTGCTCGCCGACTCCGGCCCCAAGGTCATCGACTTCGGGATCTCCCGGCCGTACGACAGTGATCTGCGCACCGAGACGGGCAAGCTGATCGGCTCACCGCCCTACATGGCGCCCGAACAGTTCCAGCGGCCCAGGGAGGTCGGGCCGGCCGCCGACGTGTTCGCGCTCGGCGCCGTGCTGGTCCACGCGGCGACGGGCCGGGGGCCCTTCGACTCGGACAGCCCCTACGTCGTGGCCTACCAGGTCGTGCACGACGAGGCGGACCTCGCGGGGGTACCGGAGGACCTCG is drawn from Streptomyces sp. NBC_00178 and contains these coding sequences:
- a CDS encoding ABC transporter ATP-binding protein, coding for MMNYSGAANAGAVEARALTVVRGDRTVLRGLDFTIEPGRITGLLGPSGCGKSTLMRSVVGTQAHTTGTLNVLGRPAGHPSLRPRVGYVTQAPSVYTDLTVRQNLDYFAAVLRPGRRHRGDREDAVTRAIADVDLTGHADALAGNLSGGQLSRVSLAVALLGTPELLVLDEPTVGLDPVLRRDLWKLFHTLAAERGTTILVSSHVMDEAERCHRLLLMREGLILADETPDALRTATGSATVEEAFLHLVDEASAPRQETAR
- a CDS encoding class I SAM-dependent methyltransferase; this encodes MSATPLRALSFDSAAAQYAANRPGYPPALLDAVEELAGRPLPGARTVDVGAGTGIATRLLLARGARVTAVEPGPGMAAELQRSLPSVPVVRGDGNRLPLATASADLITYAQSWHWTDPSHSLPEALRVLRPGGSLALWWNVSDASVGWIAEQGTRLGRHLGIDDGAHGTPGGSGSRNVETLSGDFARRLLPWSRTVPVDTHLANLATHSAFLVRDGESTRRFLDEERGHLAAVFSDGAVEERYVVELAVLTG
- a CDS encoding SH3 domain-containing protein, translating into MGVGESTGTTGGGAEAAALAADVVRYPIAPGYRVNVRRGPGTQYGIVRTLPYGMSVPVYCQKPGERVTGPYGTSNLWDNIASGEFVSDAYVHTGSDGYIAPRCD